In Vigna radiata var. radiata cultivar VC1973A chromosome 3, Vradiata_ver6, whole genome shotgun sequence, the following proteins share a genomic window:
- the LOC106757396 gene encoding polygalacturonase inhibitor-like, which translates to MVTVLKLWFVTLLLLSPVALSELCNPHDKKVLLQIKNDLNNPYLLASWNPDTDCCQWYCVECHPKTHRITSLVILSSVPETNFSGQIPPSVGDLPYLETLEFHKLPKLTGPIQPTIAKLTNLKELYISWTNISGPVPDFLAQLTNLQFLDLSFNNLSGPIPSSLSRLPNLLSLRLDRNKLTGPIPDSFGSFKRPGPSLVLSHNQLSGAIPASLANIDPQRIDFSRNKLEGDASMLFGSNKTTQMVDVSRNLLAFDLSRVEFPTSLISLDLNHNKITGKIPVGLTAVDFLQGFNVSYNRLCGEIPQGGRLQKFDVDSYFHNKCLCGSPLPSCN; encoded by the coding sequence ATGGTAACTGTGTTAAAATTGTGGTTTGTGACGCTGCTGTTGTTGTCCCCAGTTGCATTGTCTGAACTGTGCAACCCACACGACAAGAAAGTGTTGCTGCAAATCAAGAACGACTTAAACAACCCTTACCTTCTAGCATCCTGGAACCCCGACACAGATTGCTGCCAATGGTACTGCGTCGAATGCCACCCCAAAACGCACCGCATCACCTCCCTCGTCATTTTATCCTCCGTTCCCGAAACCAATTTCTCAGGCCAAATACCACCCTCCGTCGGTGACCTACCCTACCTAGAGACCCTCGAATTCCACAAGCTTCCTAAACTCACCGGCCCAATCCAGCCCACCATCGCTAAGCTTACTAACCTCAAGGAGCTCTATATTAGCTGGACCAACATCTCCGGCCCAGTACCCGATTTTCTGGCCCAACTCACCAATCTCCAGTTTCTCGACCTTTCCTTTAATAACCTCTCCGGCCCCATACCGAGCTCGCTTTCCCGGTTGCCCAACCTGTTGTCCTTGCGCCTCGACCGGAATAAGCTCACTGGCCCAATCCCGGATTCCTTTGGGTCATTCAAGAGGCCTGGCCCAAGCCTTGTGCTGTCTCACAACCAGCTTTCTGGGGCCATTCCGGCTTCCCTGGCCAACATAGACCCGCAACGGATAGACTTTTCAAGGAACAAACTGGAAGGCGACGCTTCCATGCTTTTCGGGAGCAACAAAACGACGCAGATGGTTGACGTTTCGAGGAACTTGTTGGCGTTTGATTTATCCAGAGTGGAGTTTCCCACCAGCTTGATATCGTTGGATTTGAATCACAATAAGATCACCGGAAAGATTCCAGTGGGATTGACCGCAGTAGATTTTCTGCAGGGGTTCAACGTGAGCTATAATCGACTATGTGGTGAGATCCCGCAGGGAGGAAGACTGCAGAAGTTTGACGTGGATTCCTATTTTCATAACAAGTGCTTGTGTGGATCACCCCTTCCCAGTTGTAACTGA
- the LOC106757113 gene encoding 40S ribosomal protein S20-2-like — MAYAAMKPTKPGLEESQEQIHKIRITLSSKHVKNLEKVCSDLVRGAKDKRLRVKGPVRMPTKVLHITTRKSPCGEGTNTWDRFELRVHKRVIDLYSSPDVVKQITSITIEPGVEVEVTIADA, encoded by the exons ATGGCGTACGCTGCGATGAAACCCACCAAGCCCGGCTTGGAGGAATCTCAAGAACAGATTCACAAGATAAGGATCACCTTATCTTCCAAGCACGTCAAAAATCTCGAGAAGG TTTGTTCGGACTTGGTTCGCGGTGCAAAGGACAAGCGCCTCAGGGTTAAGGGACCAGTTAGGATGCCAACTAAGGTTCTTCACATCACTACAAGGAAATCCCCTTGCGGTGAAG GTACCAACACATGGGACAGATTTGAACTTCGTGTGCACAAGAGAGTCATTGACCTCTACAGTTCCCCAGATGTTGTAAAGCAGATTACCTCGATTACAATTGAACCTGGTGTGGAGGTTGAGGTGACCATTGCAGACGCCTGA